Proteins encoded together in one Catellatospora citrea window:
- a CDS encoding DUF305 domain-containing protein: MFRNISLRAALMPAAAAVTALVLTGCGADHAGMDHGSGTAPTTTASSAIGAFNDADVSFAQGMIPHHQQAVRMAQLAATRAADPEVKALARQISAAQDPEIATMTGWLRTWQRPTAMPGHETGHQGMPGMMSDAQLAALEAASGRDFDRMFSELMIAHHEGAVTMAQQELANGANPAAKELAQQIVTAQQAEIATMKALLARL, translated from the coding sequence ATGTTCAGGAACATCTCGCTGCGTGCTGCCCTGATGCCGGCCGCCGCAGCCGTCACCGCCCTGGTCCTCACCGGCTGCGGCGCCGACCACGCCGGCATGGACCACGGTTCCGGCACGGCGCCCACCACGACCGCGAGTTCGGCGATCGGCGCGTTCAACGACGCCGACGTGTCGTTCGCCCAAGGGATGATCCCGCACCACCAGCAGGCGGTGCGGATGGCGCAGCTCGCCGCCACGCGCGCGGCGGACCCGGAGGTCAAGGCCCTGGCCAGGCAGATCAGCGCAGCCCAGGACCCGGAGATCGCCACCATGACCGGGTGGCTGCGGACCTGGCAACGGCCGACCGCCATGCCCGGCCACGAGACCGGCCATCAGGGCATGCCCGGCATGATGAGCGACGCCCAGCTGGCGGCGCTGGAGGCCGCGTCGGGGCGCGACTTCGACCGGATGTTCAGCGAGCTGATGATCGCGCACCACGAGGGCGCGGTCACCATGGCGCAGCAGGAACTCGCGAACGGCGCGAACCCCGCGGCCAAGGAGCTGGCCCAGCAGATCGTCACGGCCCAGCAGGCCGAGATCGCCACGATGAAGGCGCTGCTGGCCCGCCTGTGA
- a CDS encoding SRPBCC family protein: protein MDSDGSLPVRVSRRIDAPAAAIFQALADPTCHLALDGSGMLRGAVTQAAVTGVGDVFVMRMYYSAHGDYEMDNHVVEYEQDRRIGWEPVAGRGHPDADAPDARWGHRWSYDLVPDGPGATIVTESYDCSRIPADERESMDDGRIWIDSMRDTLRRLDELCTGRRDGAHAGRAGD, encoded by the coding sequence ATGGACAGCGACGGCAGCCTTCCGGTGCGCGTGTCCCGGCGCATCGACGCCCCCGCGGCCGCGATCTTCCAGGCCCTGGCCGACCCGACCTGCCACCTGGCCCTGGACGGGTCCGGCATGCTGCGCGGCGCCGTGACGCAGGCGGCCGTCACCGGGGTCGGCGACGTCTTCGTCATGCGCATGTACTACTCGGCCCACGGCGACTACGAGATGGACAACCACGTCGTCGAGTACGAACAGGACCGGCGGATCGGCTGGGAGCCCGTGGCGGGCCGCGGCCACCCCGACGCCGACGCGCCGGACGCCCGGTGGGGCCACCGGTGGAGCTACGACCTCGTCCCCGACGGGCCCGGCGCGACCATCGTGACCGAGAGCTACGACTGCTCGCGGATACCCGCCGACGAGCGGGAGTCCATGGACGACGGCCGGATCTGGATCGACAGCATGCGCGACACGCTGCGCCGGCTCGACGAGCTGTGCACCGGCCGGCGTGACGGCGCGCACGCCGGCCGGGCCGGCGACTGA
- a CDS encoding DUF4396 domain-containing protein, whose amino-acid sequence MDHHDHAAHGHVADHARNAASEHTPHVHPAPAATWRMAASATLHCLTGCAIGEVLGMVIGTALGWTAGPTVVLSVALAFVFGYALTMRGVLRAGVGFQQALKIALAADTVSIAVMELIDNAIMVGVPGAMDAGLTSWLFWAALAFSLLIAFVLTVPVNRWLIGRGKGHAVVHRFH is encoded by the coding sequence ATGGATCACCACGACCATGCCGCCCACGGCCATGTCGCCGACCACGCCCGCAACGCGGCGAGCGAGCACACCCCCCACGTCCACCCCGCCCCCGCCGCGACCTGGCGCATGGCCGCCTCGGCGACGCTGCACTGCCTCACCGGCTGCGCCATCGGCGAGGTCCTGGGCATGGTCATCGGCACCGCGCTGGGCTGGACCGCCGGGCCGACCGTCGTGCTGTCGGTGGCCCTGGCATTCGTCTTCGGCTACGCGCTGACCATGCGCGGCGTGCTGCGCGCCGGAGTCGGCTTCCAGCAGGCGCTCAAGATCGCGCTCGCCGCGGACACGGTGTCCATCGCGGTGATGGAGCTGATCGACAACGCCATCATGGTCGGCGTGCCCGGCGCCATGGACGCCGGTTTGACCAGCTGGCTGTTCTGGGCGGCGCTCGCGTTCTCGCTGCTGATCGCGTTCGTGCTCACCGTGCCCGTCAACCGCTGGCTCATCGGCCGGGGCAAGGGCCACGCCGTCGTGCACCGGTTCCACTGA
- a CDS encoding methyltransferase domain-containing protein, translating into MTTYTHGHHETVLVSHRWRTAANSAAYLLPHLRPGRTVLDVGCGPGTITADLADAVAPARLTALELTEDALGLARAEIAARGTANVDFLVADVQALDLPDDSFDVVHAHQVLQHLADPVGALREMGRVCRPGGVVAARDGDYAAFTWWPVVPALDEWLALYRRIARDNGGEPDAGRRLHSWARAAGFTDVTATASVWCYASPEERAWWGGMWAERVVQSSLAGQAVAKGYATEADLRRMADGWREWVAAEDGWFVVPHGEIICHV; encoded by the coding sequence ATGACGACGTACACGCACGGACACCACGAGACGGTGCTGGTGTCACACCGCTGGCGCACCGCGGCCAACTCCGCCGCCTACCTGCTGCCCCACCTGCGGCCGGGCCGGACGGTCCTGGACGTGGGCTGCGGGCCGGGCACCATCACCGCCGACCTGGCCGACGCGGTCGCCCCGGCCCGGCTCACCGCGCTGGAACTGACCGAGGACGCGCTGGGCCTGGCCCGCGCCGAGATCGCCGCCCGCGGCACCGCCAATGTCGACTTCCTGGTCGCCGACGTGCAGGCCCTCGACCTGCCCGACGACTCGTTCGACGTGGTCCACGCCCACCAGGTGCTGCAGCACCTGGCCGACCCGGTCGGCGCGCTGCGCGAGATGGGCCGGGTGTGCCGGCCCGGCGGGGTGGTCGCCGCCCGCGACGGCGACTACGCCGCGTTCACCTGGTGGCCGGTCGTTCCGGCGCTCGACGAGTGGCTGGCGCTGTACCGGCGGATCGCCCGCGACAACGGCGGCGAGCCCGACGCCGGGCGGCGCCTGCACTCGTGGGCACGGGCGGCGGGGTTCACCGACGTCACCGCGACCGCGAGCGTCTGGTGCTACGCCTCCCCCGAGGAGCGGGCCTGGTGGGGCGGCATGTGGGCGGAGCGCGTCGTGCAGTCGTCACTGGCCGGGCAGGCCGTCGCCAAGGGTTACGCCACCGAGGCCGACCTGCGGCGGATGGCCGACGGTTGGCGGGAGTGGGTGGCGGCCGAGGACGGCTGGTTCGTGGTGCCGCACGGCGAGATCATCTGCCACGTCTGA
- a CDS encoding AI-2E family transporter: protein MSAADVFRWAVAGSCGVALVGMVLAAVWSVRGILVLVLVSLFVAVSLDPAVRWLVRHHVHRPYAVTIILLALLGLLALLILGIGPPLVRQAGQLTADLPAQIQQLDDRSRAFRELSARYGLGDRLNELAATVPERVGASLLSLFRTFLGVLAAALTVLVLSLYFLADMPRLRRRIQLMAPDRHRERTRRIVDVVVDKVGTYMIGNLIISLIAGVVAYAGLLVLNIPFALPLALIVAVTDLIPLVGATLGTAVCGLVAAIASGVWPAAVGIVIWLLIYQQIENYVIVPRVMKQSLDMPALAVLLASLIGAGLLGLIGALMAIPIAATVKTVLAELREPLPPEHLPEPADDSDHRPPGKEL, encoded by the coding sequence GTGAGCGCTGCCGATGTCTTCCGCTGGGCGGTGGCCGGCTCGTGCGGCGTCGCCCTGGTGGGCATGGTCCTGGCCGCCGTCTGGTCCGTACGCGGCATCCTGGTCCTGGTCCTCGTGTCGCTGTTCGTGGCGGTCAGCCTCGACCCGGCGGTCCGCTGGCTGGTCCGCCACCACGTCCACCGCCCCTACGCGGTCACGATCATCCTGCTCGCCCTGCTGGGCCTGCTCGCCCTGCTGATCCTCGGCATCGGGCCACCGCTGGTGCGCCAGGCCGGGCAGCTCACCGCCGACCTGCCCGCCCAGATCCAGCAACTCGACGACCGCTCGCGGGCGTTCCGCGAGCTCAGCGCCCGCTACGGACTCGGCGACCGGCTCAACGAACTCGCCGCCACGGTGCCCGAACGCGTCGGCGCGAGCCTGCTGAGCCTCTTCCGCACCTTCCTCGGCGTGCTCGCCGCAGCGCTGACCGTGCTCGTGCTGTCGCTGTACTTCCTCGCCGACATGCCGCGGCTGCGCCGCCGGATCCAGCTGATGGCCCCCGACCGGCATCGCGAGCGCACCCGCCGCATCGTCGACGTGGTGGTCGACAAGGTCGGCACGTACATGATCGGCAACCTGATCATCTCGCTGATCGCGGGCGTCGTCGCGTACGCCGGGCTGCTGGTGCTGAACATCCCGTTCGCGCTGCCGCTCGCGCTGATCGTCGCCGTGACCGACCTGATCCCGCTGGTCGGGGCTACGCTGGGCACCGCGGTCTGCGGGCTGGTCGCCGCCATCGCGTCCGGGGTGTGGCCCGCCGCGGTCGGCATCGTGATCTGGCTGCTGATCTACCAGCAGATCGAGAACTACGTCATCGTGCCGAGGGTGATGAAGCAGAGCCTGGACATGCCCGCGCTCGCGGTGCTGCTGGCCAGCCTCATCGGCGCCGGACTGCTGGGACTGATCGGCGCGCTGATGGCCATCCCCATCGCGGCCACCGTCAAGACGGTGCTGGCCGAACTGCGCGAACCGCTGCCACCCGAGCATCTGCCCGAGCCCGCCGACGATTCGGATCATCGGCCTCCGGGTAAGGAGCTGTGA
- a CDS encoding YihY/virulence factor BrkB family protein has protein sequence MPTTPSTAPVPDGPADLTRRDWRAVIKRTAKEYKEDNLSDWAAALTYRAVMSLFPAILVLVAVLGWTGADTAQRAAAEVGGFAPGAARDVLVNALTELQRGRGATAGLVALVGFVLALWSASSYVAAFMRAANIIYDVPEGRPMRKTLPIRLGVTVVACVAIAAVAVALVFTGPVAERTGEYLHLGSGVVRIWDIAKWPLVLLVIALIFALLYWASPNARQSGWRWITPGSLLAVLLWLLASAGFALYAANFGSYNKIYGSLAGVIVFLIWMWIGNIALLLGAEFDAELHRERAIAAGHPADEEPYIELRDRPE, from the coding sequence GTGCCCACGACACCGTCCACCGCACCGGTTCCCGACGGCCCGGCAGACCTGACCCGCCGGGACTGGCGGGCCGTGATCAAGCGCACCGCCAAGGAGTACAAGGAGGACAACCTGAGCGACTGGGCCGCTGCGCTGACCTACCGCGCGGTCATGTCACTGTTCCCGGCCATCCTGGTGCTCGTGGCGGTGCTCGGCTGGACCGGCGCCGACACCGCCCAGCGTGCCGCCGCCGAGGTCGGCGGGTTCGCGCCGGGCGCCGCACGCGACGTGCTCGTCAACGCCCTCACTGAGCTGCAGCGTGGCCGGGGGGCCACCGCGGGCCTGGTCGCCCTCGTCGGCTTCGTGCTCGCGCTGTGGTCGGCGTCGAGCTACGTCGCCGCGTTCATGCGGGCCGCCAACATCATCTACGACGTGCCGGAAGGCCGCCCGATGCGCAAGACGCTGCCCATCCGCCTCGGCGTCACCGTCGTGGCCTGCGTCGCGATCGCCGCCGTCGCCGTCGCGCTCGTGTTCACCGGTCCGGTCGCCGAACGCACCGGCGAGTACCTGCACCTGGGCTCCGGGGTGGTGCGGATCTGGGACATCGCGAAGTGGCCCCTGGTCCTGCTGGTCATCGCCCTGATCTTCGCCCTGCTCTACTGGGCCTCGCCCAACGCGCGGCAGAGCGGCTGGCGCTGGATCACCCCCGGCAGCCTGCTCGCCGTGCTCCTGTGGCTGCTGGCGTCCGCCGGCTTTGCGCTGTACGCGGCGAATTTCGGTTCCTACAACAAGATCTACGGCAGCCTGGCCGGTGTCATCGTCTTCCTGATCTGGATGTGGATCGGCAACATCGCCCTGCTGCTCGGCGCGGAGTTCGACGCCGAACTGCACCGCGAACGCGCCATCGCCGCCGGCCACCCCGCCGACGAGGAGCCCTACATCGAACTCCGCGACCGCCCGGAGTAA
- a CDS encoding sensor histidine kinase: MTFRIRVFALVAIVVLLAAGASTYLTFTLAENAVTASATAQQQLMRQIAEEVTRYGRDHGTWEGVAEVAAGIARRTGRRIRLDTQDGAVGVVDTAVLAGQPVTPMTKLTLPIDARPQLDLPQASGQEREITLQAIEEYRQEIRFAACLSRAGVAPQAVTTHYGLPLITHTTASPDLVAECRTGTASQPRSITRDKEEVGRCFDTPGEATAPGSPKASRSPDLDPAQHLRTCLREVFLTRIGIVGPEPLRLAVSSADGIDTTPIMLAFSVVAVPIVLGSLLLSRHVLRPIQRLTIATRRFGQGRLDQRVTVEGGDELAQLAVTFNGMADSLQHAEEQQRRMIADIAHELRTPLANVRAYLEALEDGLVSADETLFRSLHEETMLQQRIIDDLQTLALAEAGALAYDRSTVDLGELLDSCRAAHQPAAAAVAVDLAVTAGPALLVHADAGRLRQAVGNLVTNAVRHAPAGTTVTLAALRVGHDVQIQVTDRGRGIPPEDQRRVFQRFWRADRARTRATGGSGLGLTIARQITVDHGGTIGLVSEPGRGTTFAITLPAGDATPAAAGRGLSGVEKAPLPDV, translated from the coding sequence ATGACCTTCCGGATCAGGGTGTTCGCCCTGGTGGCCATCGTCGTGCTGCTCGCCGCCGGAGCCAGCACCTACCTCACGTTCACCCTCGCCGAGAACGCGGTGACCGCATCGGCCACCGCCCAGCAGCAGCTCATGCGGCAGATCGCCGAGGAGGTCACCCGGTACGGCCGCGACCACGGCACCTGGGAGGGCGTGGCCGAGGTGGCCGCCGGCATCGCCCGCCGGACCGGACGGCGCATCCGGCTCGACACCCAGGACGGGGCGGTCGGCGTCGTCGACACGGCGGTGCTGGCCGGCCAGCCGGTGACCCCGATGACGAAGCTGACCCTCCCGATCGACGCCCGGCCGCAGCTCGACCTCCCCCAAGCCTCGGGACAGGAGCGGGAGATCACGCTGCAGGCGATCGAGGAGTACCGGCAGGAGATCCGGTTCGCCGCCTGCCTGTCCCGCGCGGGCGTGGCGCCGCAGGCCGTCACGACCCACTACGGGCTGCCGCTCATCACACACACCACCGCCTCGCCGGACCTGGTCGCCGAATGCCGGACGGGCACCGCCAGCCAACCGCGCTCGATCACCCGCGACAAGGAGGAGGTCGGCCGCTGCTTCGACACGCCCGGTGAGGCGACCGCCCCGGGCTCCCCCAAGGCGTCCCGCTCCCCCGACCTCGATCCGGCCCAGCACCTGCGGACCTGCCTGCGCGAGGTGTTCCTCACCCGGATCGGCATCGTCGGACCGGAGCCGCTGCGGCTGGCCGTCAGCTCGGCGGACGGCATCGACACCACCCCGATCATGCTGGCGTTCAGCGTGGTCGCCGTACCCATCGTGCTCGGCTCCCTGCTGCTGAGCCGCCACGTGCTGCGTCCCATCCAGCGCCTGACGATCGCCACCCGCCGCTTCGGGCAGGGCCGGCTGGACCAGCGCGTGACCGTCGAGGGCGGCGACGAACTCGCCCAGCTCGCCGTCACGTTCAACGGCATGGCCGACTCCCTGCAGCACGCCGAGGAGCAGCAACGGCGCATGATCGCCGACATCGCCCACGAGCTGCGCACCCCGCTGGCCAACGTGCGCGCCTACCTCGAGGCGCTGGAGGACGGCCTGGTCAGCGCCGACGAGACGCTGTTCCGGTCGCTGCACGAGGAGACCATGCTGCAGCAGCGGATCATCGACGACCTGCAGACGCTGGCCCTGGCCGAGGCGGGCGCGCTCGCGTACGACCGGTCCACGGTCGACCTCGGCGAGCTGCTGGACAGCTGCCGGGCGGCGCACCAGCCCGCGGCCGCGGCCGTCGCCGTCGACCTCGCGGTGACCGCCGGGCCCGCGCTGCTCGTGCACGCCGACGCGGGCAGGCTGCGGCAGGCGGTGGGCAACCTGGTGACCAACGCGGTCCGGCACGCGCCCGCGGGCACGACCGTCACGCTGGCGGCGCTGAGGGTCGGGCATGACGTGCAGATACAGGTCACCGACCGCGGTCGCGGCATCCCGCCCGAGGACCAGCGGCGGGTCTTCCAGCGGTTCTGGCGGGCCGACCGGGCGCGGACGCGGGCCACCGGCGGCAGCGGGCTGGGGCTGACCATCGCCCGGCAGATCACCGTCGACCACGGCGGCACGATCGGGCTGGTCAGCGAGCCCGGCCGCGGCACGACGTTCGCCATCACCCTGCCGGCCGGCGACGCGACGCCGGCGGCCGCAGGTCGCGGCCTGTCCGGGGTGGAGAAGGCGCCCTTGCCTGACGTATAG
- a CDS encoding response regulator transcription factor, with protein sequence MAARILVADDDPKLVQVLRMYLEHEGHSVLTVADGRAALDQCRTRNPDLVVLDVMMPEVDGLDVCHILRRESAVPIILLTARSTENDILLGLDLGADDYITKPYSPRQLVARVRALLRRTGAVPAGPAGPIVVGDLVVDADSFEVRIGGRPVALTAKEFGILEVLAAEPGRAFTRAQIIDRAFGFDQDVLERTVDVHVVNLRRKIEPDPGEPRYVQTVYGRGYRMPQPGA encoded by the coding sequence GTGGCAGCCCGGATCCTGGTCGCCGACGACGACCCGAAACTCGTGCAGGTGCTCCGCATGTACCTGGAACACGAGGGACACAGCGTGCTGACGGTCGCCGACGGCCGTGCCGCGCTCGACCAGTGCCGCACCCGCAATCCGGACCTGGTCGTGCTCGACGTGATGATGCCCGAGGTCGACGGGCTGGACGTGTGCCACATCCTGCGCCGCGAGTCCGCCGTGCCGATCATCCTGCTCACCGCCCGCAGCACCGAGAACGACATCCTGCTCGGGCTCGACCTGGGCGCCGACGACTACATCACCAAGCCCTACAGCCCCCGCCAGCTCGTCGCCCGGGTGCGTGCCCTGCTGCGCCGCACCGGCGCGGTCCCGGCCGGCCCGGCCGGGCCCATCGTCGTCGGCGACCTCGTCGTGGACGCCGACAGCTTCGAGGTGCGGATCGGCGGGCGTCCGGTGGCGCTGACCGCGAAGGAGTTCGGCATCCTGGAGGTGCTGGCGGCCGAACCCGGCCGCGCCTTCACCCGAGCGCAGATCATCGACCGCGCCTTCGGCTTCGACCAGGACGTCCTGGAACGCACCGTCGACGTGCACGTCGTCAATCTGCGCCGCAAGATCGAGCCGGATCCGGGCGAGCCGCGCTACGTCCAGACCGTCTACGGCCGCGGCTACCGCATGCCCCAGCCGGGCGCATGA
- a CDS encoding MFS transporter, with amino-acid sequence MWTRDFALYFVARAIALLGDGMLPVAVALAVRSAGHGDSGVGLVLASWMTPLVALILFGGVFADRFGARRLMIGADAVRVVTQSVVAVALITGNSPLWLLVTMSALAGAAAAMFQPGVASMVPRVAADVQRANGALRVADAGAQLLGPALSATLVVLTGPGTVYAINAATFAVSALCLLALRLPPVVRAPKPDVTIRRDLREGWHEFRARSWMWSVILIWVVFGVTLFGPYIPLSSGVITGYLGESAYGWTMSAMGGGTVLGGLVAMRVRPARPLAAGGLAMFGFALIPLSVSVHAPFGLLLAAHAVGGAAWAFWSVMWATSVQTQVPNAVLNRVSAYEIAGSVAGIPVGQVLAGPAAALVGADQVLGASALVGVLGCAVLLAVRPVRHLRRAPA; translated from the coding sequence ATGTGGACCCGTGACTTCGCCCTCTACTTCGTCGCCCGCGCCATCGCCCTGCTCGGCGACGGCATGCTGCCCGTCGCCGTGGCCCTCGCGGTGCGCTCGGCCGGGCACGGCGACTCCGGCGTCGGGCTGGTACTCGCCTCGTGGATGACCCCGCTGGTCGCCCTCATCCTGTTCGGCGGCGTGTTCGCCGACCGCTTCGGCGCACGCCGCCTGATGATCGGCGCGGACGCGGTCCGCGTGGTCACCCAGTCCGTCGTCGCGGTCGCGCTGATCACCGGCAACTCGCCGCTGTGGCTGCTGGTGACGATGTCGGCGCTGGCCGGCGCGGCCGCCGCCATGTTCCAGCCCGGCGTCGCCAGCATGGTGCCGCGCGTCGCCGCCGACGTGCAGCGCGCCAACGGGGCACTGCGCGTGGCCGACGCCGGGGCGCAGCTGCTCGGGCCCGCGCTGTCGGCGACGCTCGTGGTGCTGACCGGGCCCGGCACGGTGTACGCCATCAACGCCGCGACCTTCGCCGTCAGCGCGCTGTGCCTGCTGGCGCTGCGGCTGCCGCCGGTCGTCCGCGCTCCGAAGCCCGACGTCACGATCCGCCGCGACCTTCGCGAGGGCTGGCACGAGTTCCGGGCCCGCAGCTGGATGTGGAGCGTGATCCTGATCTGGGTGGTATTCGGCGTGACGCTGTTCGGGCCGTACATCCCGCTCAGCTCCGGCGTGATCACCGGCTACCTCGGCGAGAGCGCGTACGGCTGGACGATGTCGGCGATGGGCGGCGGCACCGTGCTCGGCGGACTGGTCGCGATGCGGGTGCGCCCGGCCCGGCCGCTGGCCGCGGGCGGCCTGGCGATGTTCGGCTTCGCGCTGATCCCGCTGTCGGTGTCGGTGCACGCGCCGTTCGGGCTGCTGCTGGCGGCGCACGCCGTCGGCGGTGCGGCGTGGGCGTTCTGGTCGGTCATGTGGGCCACCAGCGTGCAGACCCAGGTGCCGAACGCGGTGCTCAACCGGGTCTCCGCGTACGAGATCGCCGGCTCCGTCGCGGGCATCCCCGTCGGCCAGGTCCTCGCCGGGCCCGCCGCCGCCCTCGTCGGCGCCGACCAGGTCCTGGGCGCCTCCGCCCTGGTCGGTGTGCTCGGCTGCGCCGTCCTGCTCGCCGTACGCCCGGTCCGCCACCTGCGCCGCGCCCCCGCCTGA
- a CDS encoding ArsR/SmtB family transcription factor — protein MTVVGAFAVLGEANRLRILEHLRGAECSVGELVDRLGMSQPAVSKHLRVLREAGFVSSRIAAQQRIYRIEPEPFAEMEHWLAQYRRLWDRHLDALERHLDNQE, from the coding sequence GTGACGGTGGTGGGAGCGTTCGCGGTGCTCGGTGAGGCGAACCGGCTGCGCATCCTGGAGCACCTGCGCGGCGCCGAGTGCAGCGTCGGTGAGCTGGTGGACCGGCTCGGCATGAGCCAGCCCGCCGTCTCCAAACACCTGCGGGTGCTGCGCGAGGCGGGCTTCGTGTCCAGCCGCATCGCCGCCCAGCAGCGGATCTACCGCATCGAACCGGAGCCGTTCGCCGAGATGGAGCACTGGCTGGCGCAGTACCGCCGGCTGTGGGACCGCCACCTCGACGCGCTGGAACGGCATCTCGACAACCAGGAGTGA
- a CDS encoding SRPBCC family protein, whose product MNTIDPGPIWPVECHPSGERWTLVLQRDLAHPPAKVWAALTEPGRLAQWAPFLADRDLGRTGAATLTMIDGEHTEDLSATVQRAEPPHLLVYTWGEDLLRWELAGTATGTRLTLRHTMADRTWVPKVAAGWQLCLVVAGRLLDGDPVAPIRGSEAKNHGWAELDAAYSRELGIPDAETP is encoded by the coding sequence ATGAACACCATCGACCCCGGACCGATCTGGCCGGTCGAGTGCCACCCGTCGGGCGAGCGCTGGACCCTGGTGCTGCAGCGCGACCTGGCCCACCCGCCCGCGAAGGTATGGGCCGCGCTCACCGAACCCGGTCGACTCGCGCAGTGGGCCCCGTTCCTGGCCGACCGCGACCTCGGCCGCACCGGCGCGGCGACCCTGACGATGATCGACGGCGAGCACACCGAGGACCTGTCCGCGACCGTGCAGCGCGCCGAGCCGCCGCACCTGCTCGTCTACACGTGGGGCGAGGACCTGCTGCGCTGGGAGCTGGCGGGCACGGCCACCGGCACGCGGCTGACCCTGCGGCACACGATGGCCGACCGCACCTGGGTGCCGAAGGTCGCGGCGGGCTGGCAGCTGTGCCTGGTGGTCGCCGGGCGGCTGCTCGACGGCGACCCGGTGGCCCCGATCCGGGGCAGCGAGGCCAAGAACCACGGCTGGGCCGAACTCGACGCGGCGTACAGCCGTGAGCTGGGCATCCCGGACGCCGAGACGCCGTAG
- a CDS encoding endonuclease/exonuclease/phosphatase family protein: MSLDNGYLKVMSWNLWLAGRFVDDARPKQLAFLREQAPDVVGLQETLGEAARELAEDLGWHHHQGGSCGIISPHPITQRYGDDSLRGVGARVQLPTGRELVVWSAHLNYEPYGPYDFHLSGMTVPQVLAREEEAGRPRQIADIIDAMRPALAERGLPVLLTGDFNVPSHLDWPNLPWQVSVAVERAGLRDSYRVVHPDAAAKPGHTWSPLNHWHEQQEGVLEPQDRIDFVHYTGPLRPVASDTVGVGEPRPMPHHADNEWTSDHWAVLSTFVMEA, from the coding sequence ATGAGCTTAGACAACGGTTACCTGAAGGTCATGTCGTGGAACCTGTGGCTGGCCGGCCGCTTCGTCGACGACGCCCGGCCCAAGCAGCTCGCGTTCCTGCGCGAGCAGGCGCCCGACGTGGTCGGCCTGCAGGAGACCCTCGGCGAGGCGGCCCGTGAGCTGGCCGAGGACCTCGGCTGGCACCACCACCAGGGCGGCAGCTGCGGCATCATCTCGCCCCACCCGATTACGCAGCGGTACGGCGACGACTCCCTGCGCGGCGTCGGCGCGCGCGTCCAGCTGCCCACCGGGCGCGAGCTCGTGGTCTGGAGTGCGCACCTGAACTACGAGCCGTACGGGCCCTATGACTTCCACCTGTCCGGCATGACCGTGCCGCAGGTGCTGGCGCGCGAGGAGGAGGCGGGACGGCCGCGCCAGATCGCCGACATCATCGACGCGATGCGCCCGGCGCTGGCCGAGCGCGGCCTGCCGGTCCTGCTCACCGGCGACTTCAACGTGCCCTCGCACCTGGACTGGCCGAACCTGCCGTGGCAGGTCAGCGTCGCGGTCGAGCGGGCCGGTCTGCGCGACTCCTACCGGGTGGTGCACCCCGACGCGGCAGCCAAGCCGGGCCACACCTGGTCGCCGCTCAACCACTGGCACGAGCAGCAGGAAGGCGTGCTCGAACCGCAGGACCGCATCGACTTCGTGCACTACACGGGGCCGCTGCGACCAGTGGCGTCGGACACCGTGGGCGTGGGCGAGCCGCGGCCGATGCCGCACCACGCCGACAATGAGTGGACCTCGGACCACTGGGCGGTGCTGAGCACGTTCGTCATGGAGGCGTGA
- a CDS encoding HAD family hydrolase: MRFDLGSYDAVLLDMDGTLVDTESLWIEAVLGIAAELGAEPLDQARLIGGTVASIVAVVGAATGGRHAPADLDLWIDQAVKRRVAEVGVRLRPGARRLLDDLVATGMPCALVTSSGRADTEIILDVLGRAAFAHTVTADDVPRHKPDPLPYATAAALLGVDPSRCVAVEDSLAGLASAEGAGCTTVAVPHLQDIPDAPRRYVLTSLEMISVTAVKVTP, from the coding sequence ATGCGGTTCGACCTCGGCTCGTACGACGCCGTGCTGCTCGACATGGACGGCACCCTGGTCGACACCGAGTCGCTGTGGATCGAGGCGGTGCTCGGCATCGCCGCCGAACTGGGCGCGGAACCGCTCGACCAGGCGCGGCTCATCGGCGGGACGGTGGCGTCCATCGTCGCGGTGGTCGGCGCGGCCACCGGCGGGCGGCATGCGCCCGCCGACCTCGACCTGTGGATCGACCAGGCGGTCAAGCGCCGGGTCGCCGAGGTCGGCGTGCGGCTGCGCCCGGGCGCGCGGCGGCTGCTCGACGACCTGGTCGCGACCGGCATGCCGTGTGCGCTGGTCACCTCGTCGGGCCGGGCCGACACGGAGATCATCCTCGACGTGCTGGGCCGGGCGGCGTTCGCGCACACGGTCACCGCCGACGACGTGCCGCGGCACAAGCCGGACCCGCTGCCGTACGCCACCGCGGCGGCGCTGCTGGGTGTGGACCCGTCGCGCTGCGTGGCCGTCGAGGACAGCCTGGCCGGGCTGGCTTCGGCCGAGGGGGCGGGCTGCACCACGGTCGCCGTACCTCACCTTCAGGACATTCCGGATGCCCCGCGGCGATACGTATTGACGAGCCTCGAAATGATTTCCGTAACGGCGGTTAAGGTGACTCCGTGA